The proteins below come from a single Dermacentor albipictus isolate Rhodes 1998 colony chromosome 7, USDA_Dalb.pri_finalv2, whole genome shotgun sequence genomic window:
- the LOC135911536 gene encoding uncharacterized protein gives MPDKKDQGAPAQDMCNIIAQLTALLEHQTNITPAASFHLQLAVPTCEGHTDTKSVADFLQGMEDYRNAQAITDDVLLQRVLPVALTGSAARWRHRQSFQSWAHFEQLLRAEFIPPDYVVRMKDELRARSQAEEESLLEYIRSFQELYERADPSAPETERVTRAIRQAHPRFQAYLRGRTFSSLDDLTKAASDIQAAMLAELTYQPPPPPQASLEPSCAWHGSQIASPGNMVPPPRALDPFTHRTFATQVPFRPPVPEPATTLRGTRGRSRPVVAAAQSGAAYTRRSIPVCFQCGGRGHYKSQCPSPPGSRQQGNDEGRRW, from the coding sequence ATGCCTGATAAAAAGGACCAGGGTGCGCCCGCACAAGATATGTGCAACATTATTGCCCAGCTGACCGCGCTGCTCGAGCATCAGACAAACATAACTCCAGCAGCCAGTTTCCATTTGCAGCTCGCTGTGCCTACATGTGAAGGGCACACAGATACGAAATCAGTGGCGGACTTCCTTCAGGGAATGGAAGATTACCGCAATGCGCAAGCCATTACGGATGACGTTCTTCTTCAGCGCGTTTTGCCCGTCGCCCTGACTGGGTCCGCCGCCCGCTGGCGTCATCGCCAGTCATTCCAAAGTTGGGCGCACTTTGAGCAGCTACTGCGAGCAGAATTCATCCCCCCCGActacgttgtccgcatgaaagaCGAGCTGCGCGCCCGTAGTCAGGCGGAGGAGGAAAGCCTCCTCGAATACATACGGTCATTTCAGGAGCTTTACGAACGCGCAGATCCTTCAGCACCGGAAACGGAAAGAGTCACCCGGGCAATCCGGCAAGCTCACCCACGTTTCCAGGCTTATCTAAGGGGCCGCACCTTCTCTTCGCTTGACGATCTCACTAAAGCGGCGTCCGATATTCAGGCGGCGATGTTGGCAGAGCTAACTTACCAGCCTCCACCCCCGCCTCAAGCCTCCCTCGAGCCGTCTTGCGCGTGGCACGGTTCTCAGATTGCAAGCCCGGGGAATATGGTACCGCCTCCAAGGGCGCTGGACCCATTCACTCACCGCACCTTTGCCACCCAGGTACCTTTCCGGCCTCCGGTCCCGGAACCTGCCACAACGTTGCGAGGCACTCGGGGCCGCAGCAGGCCTGTAGTGGCTGCCGCCCAATCAGGCGCAGCATATACACGCAGGAGCATTCCAGTCTGCTTCCAGTGTGGAGGACGAGGCCACTACAAGAGCCAGTGCCCGAGCCCCCctggctcccgccagcagggaaACGACGAGGGCCGGCGGTGGTGA